Proteins from a single region of Peromyscus eremicus chromosome 9, PerEre_H2_v1, whole genome shotgun sequence:
- the LOC131919066 gene encoding disks large homolog 5-like, whose amino-acid sequence MENIQRTEREAAMEPSSHPTLLTKKGMRKEMQRLNMELQLMIRERNELRDQLFFIRKGPVHNRPNTWYEDLKLEHEEVMTDPQRLQNENTEASEKVDELANLTVFYRGLHSQVLMEHTQLKEQVAMLRQEKKNRTEDWVLLKHHLEALKSMCEDQEEETSNNSSTEQEFERLEGSLQVLLKRKEMITQEKDLAEKLQHHFEVSQIRSEKLTHELEQATAQDDSLLQKELLNQEPPAEPNLWEILDYDALSPYYFISCV is encoded by the exons atggagaacatccagagaacagagagag agGCTGCTATGGAGCCCTCATCCCACCCAACCCTCCTCACCAAGAAAGGGATGAGGAAGGAGATGCAGAGGCTGAACATGGAGCTGCAGCTGATGATAAGGGAGAGAAATGAGCTGCGTGATCAACTATTCTTCATCAGGAAAGGACCCGTGCACAATAG GCCAAATACTTGGTATGAAGATCTGAAGTTGGAGCACGAGGAGGTCATGACTGACCCACAGAGATTGCAGAATGAGAACACCGAGGCTTCAGAGAAGGTGGATGAGCTTGCCAATCTGACAGTCTTCTATCG TGGTCTGCACAGCCAGGTCCTAATGGAACATACTCAGCTAAAGGAGCAGGTAGccatgctgaggcaggagaagaagAATCGGACAGAGGATTGGGTCCTGCTGAAGCACCACTTGGAGGCATTGAAATCGATGTGTGAGGACCAAGAGGAAGAGACCAGCAACAACAG TTCTACTGAACAGGAATTTGAAAGATTGGAGGGAAGCCTGCAGGTCCTGCTGAAGCGGAAAGAGATGATCACCCAGGAAAAGGACTTGGCAGAAAAGCTGCAGCATCACTTTGAGGTCTCCCAAATAAG GTCAGAGAAACTGACACATGAGCTGgaacaggccacagcccaggATGATAGCCTGCTTCAGAAGGAGCTGTTAAACCAGGAGCCACCTGCTGAGCCCAATCTCTGGGAAATTCTGGATTATGATGCACTTTctccttattattttatttcctgtgtgtga
- the LOC131919067 gene encoding DNA-directed RNA polymerase III subunit RPC1-like, translating to MVPAAECPSPGSDYRNHCRCNFPGGGIEHSGVSRAVIHIHKHRGIEKFKLLVEGDNLQAVMATNSVKGSHNTSNNTYEVEKTLGIEAARTTIINEIQYTMVNHGMSIDRRHVMLLSDLMTYKGEVLGITRFGLAKMKESVLMLASFEKITDHLFDAAYFGQERLSMW from the exons ATGGTGCCGGCTGCCGAGTGCCCTTCTCCAGGCTCCGACTACAGAAACCACTGTCGCTGCAACTTCCCGG GTGGTGGTATAGAGCATTCTGGGGTGTCCAGAGCTGTCATCCATATCCACAAGCACAGGGGAATAGAGAAGTTCAAGCTTCTGGTAGAAGGTGACAACCTGCAGGCAGTCATGGCCACCAATAGTGTGAAAGGCAGCCATAACACTTCCAATAACACGTATGAG GTGGAGAAAACTCTGGGCATTGAGGCTGCCCGGACAACCATCATCAATGAGATCCAGTACACGATGGTCAACCATGGCATGAGCATCGACAGGAGGCACGTGATGCTGCTCTCCGACCTGATGACCTATAAG GGTGAAGTCCTGGGTATTACCAGGTTTGGCCTGGCCAAGATGAAGGAGAGTGTGTTGATGCTGGCCTCCTTTGAGAAGATAACTGACCATCTCTTTGATGCTGCTTACTTTGGGCAAGAAAGACTGAGTATGTGGTAG